The DNA sequence CTGGTGTGCTGAGCAGCAGGACACTGAGCCGTGGTTTCAGGTGGATGCTAGGCACCCCACCCGCTTCTCAGGCATCATCACACAGGGCAGGAACTCCATCTGGAGGTGAGGCAGACTAGCCCAGTCCAGGAAGTCTCAGGCAGACtcgggaggggggtggggtggtgtccTGGGGCCACCGATGATCTCTCCCCACACTTCCTGCCCCAGGTACGACTGGGTCACATCATACAAGGTCCAGTTCAGCAATGACAGTCAGACGTGGTGGGGGAGTAGGAACCGCAGCAGTGGGATGGAGGCGGTGAGTGGTCCTGTGGTGGTTGCGTCGGTCTGTTGTCCCCCCACCCATAGGGTACTGGGCGGGGCTAAGGCTTCTCTGAGGTCAAGGTATGGATGTGCACTTGGCATCCTAGGAGAAAGGGGGTTGTCAGAATGGGTAGCACCCACCAGACAGCCTTGGGGGCTAAGCTGCTTGGGAACATGCTCACATCTTCCCCAGGTACTTTCTCCACGGGGTGGGCCCCACTTCATGCCACAGCATCCTACTGGAATACCCTCTCTGGTGACGGGCCTCCAACCCACTTCTCACCTCCCCATGGCTCTGGCTGTCCCAGTTCACAGACCCCTTTTTATACCAGACTATAGTGTGGGGCCGGCTGCTGCTGAGTGATGGGCCCCTACTGGTCTATTTCATAAGCTATGAGCAAGCCAGAAAGTCTGGCTGCCGAGGGCTACCGGTTAGCAGGGGGTCTATGTTTGTCCTAGAGTGCCAGTCTCCAGCTGAGCCCACCAGGGTAGGTTTGGTGGTGAGCTTAGAGGCCTGAGTTCTTTCTCTGGCCCTGGGCCAGGCTTGCTGGGTGTTGAGCAGTCCCCCTAAAGCAATTGATGTCCCCAGGTATTTCCTGCCAACTCAGACCCAGAGACACCAGTGCTGAACCTTCTGCCCGAGCCCCAGGTGGCCCGCTTCATTCGCCTGCTGCCCCAGACCTGGCTTCAGGGAGGCGCGTCATGCCTCCGGGCAGAGATCCTGGCCTGCCCGGTCTCAGGTGGGCAGTCAGACAAGAGCTGGATGACCAGGGTAAAATCTCCAGCGGTGGgggagggcacttgggtggctcagttggttaagtgactgcctttggctcaggtcatgatcctggagtcccaggattgagtcctgcatcaggctccccacttggcagggagtctgcttctccctctgacccttccctctctcgtgctttctctcattctctctctctctcaaataaataaaatcgtaaaaaagaaacaaaaaacaaaaaactccagcaTGGATCCTCTTTACCATGAATTCATTCTCCACCAGATCCGAATGACCTATTCCCTAAGGCCCCTGCACTGGGATCCTCTGACCCTTTGGACTTCCGGCATCACAATTACAAGGCCATGAGGAAGGTCAGACATAACCCCTATGAGCCGGGGTGGAGACGAGTGGCCTGTCTTAGGTCCCCTTCCCACCAGGGCTTAACCTGCTAGGACTGTCCTCATGTCCCTACTTCCTCCACTGTCTCACCCTTTTCTCCCCTTGACCCCTAAACTCTACCCCAATTGCCCTGGTTATGTTGCCTCCCTGTTTTCTTGATCTAACCCTTCCTTCTGGTCTGCTACTGCTCCTCTTCTATATGTCCCCATGTGTGTGGACCACCACTGGTTTCTGTGAGTCCTTCCCCAGCCACGTGGGATCAGACCCTGGGGTCTGATCTTCACACGCCCTGCGCTGCTCTGCCCTCCTAGCTGATGAAGCAGGTGAACGAGAAATGCCCCAACATCACCCGCGTCTACAGCATCGGAAAGAGCCACCAGGGCCTGAAGCTGTATGTGATGGAGATGTCGGACCAGCCTGGCGAACACGAGCTGGGTACTGGCGGGTTCTGAGCTGGGAGAGAGGTGGGTGCGGGGTGGGGTTGTGCGCATGCGCCAGCTCCGaaccccgccccccctccccccgccgtgTTCCCAGGGGAGCCTGAGGTGCGTTACGTGGCTGGCATGCATGGCAATGAggcgctgggcagggagctgctCCTGTTCCTGATGCAGTTCCTGTGCCACGAGTACCTGCGAGGGGACCCGCGAGTGACCCGGCTGCTCACCGAGACCCGTATTCACCTCCTGCCCTCCATGAACCCTGACGGTTATGAGACTGCCTTCCGCCGGGTAGGCTGGCTAGGCTGAGGGCCGCCCTGCCTCTTCTGCACTGGTGCCCGCTTGGCTTGAACAAGCCCCTACCCTCGCAGGGCTCGGAGCTGGTAGGCTGGGCCGAGGGCCGCTGGAACCAGCAGGGCATTGACCTTAACCATAATTTTGCCGACCTCAACACGCCCCTGTGGGAAGCAGAGGATGATGGGTTGGTGCCTGACACCGTCCCCAATCATCACCTGCCCCTACCCACCTACTACACCCTGCCCAACGCCACTGTGAGTATTCTGGGCCTGTGGTGGAGGGCTCCCCGGGGGCCCTTGTCTCTGTCTCCCACCCCTGCCTGATCCGCACCTGTCTAGGTGGCTCCCGAAACGCGAGCCGTAATTGAGTGGATGCAGCGGATTCCCTTCGTGCTCAGTGCCAACCTCCACGGGGGTGAGCTCGTGGTGTCCTACCCATTCGACATGACCCGGACCCCGTGGGCCGCCCGTGAACTCACGCCCACCCCAGATGATGCTGTGTTCCGCTGGCTCAGCACGGTCTATGCAGGCACTAACTGGGCTATGCAGAACCCAGACCGCCGACCCTGCCACAGCCAGGACTTCTCCTCGCTCGGCAACATCATCAACGGCGCTGACTGGCACACAGTTCCTGGGAGTACGTGCCTCAGGATAGAGTTAGCCCTGGGCCTGTAGCCCTGTCCCCGTCAGGCGGTCTGCTCGGTCCACCTAGGGCAGAAGTGTCGATGCCCTCGCGAAAGTCTGTCCCTGAGGAGGGCCCCAGGAGGGCCGGgctcccatccccctgccccccaggctccagccTCTGTGGTAACCCTAGGTATGAATGACTTCAGCTACCTGCACACCAACTGCTTCGAGATCACCGTGGAGCTGTCCTGTGACAAATTTCCTCACGAGAACGAGCTGCCCCAGGAGTGGGAGAACAACAAAGAAGCCCTCCTTACCTACCTGGAACAGGTGGGATCCGAACTGCTCTGCCCCGGCCTGCCCGTGTCACAGCTGCGGTCTTGTCCACTGTTCCCCCGGGGTTGCAGCTCCCATTGGGGGGCCTCCCACGGTCCCCATGGGAAGCACAGTCCGCCAGCAGGACGGCCTCGGACATCATGAGCCAGGAGGAGTGGACCCCACAGCCGTCTAGCCCCAGGCCGTAGAGCTGTCTCAAAGCTGTCCCAGGAGAACTGTTCCCAGAAGAGACCCCTTATgcaagggcggggggtggggggaccctgGCATGGATGTTTCCTGTTCCACGGGACCTGTAACCCTTGTAACGGCTCCATAAGTGTGATTTCCAAAGGTTGCAAAATGACAAGCCTGATATTGAAGGTCGCTGAACTTGCGGAAACCCAAAGACAGGCTTCCCAGCCGGGTGTTCATAGCTCCCCGTCCTCAGGCAGTTGATCATTCGGGAGTTATTTTTACCAGAGTGTGGCCACCTAGGAGCATAGACCTGCCATCCCCGACTTTGCCCTGAACAGAGCCAGAAAATGAAGTGAAGGTCACATTCGCAAGCAGAAGGGGAAGGGGTTTGATagcctttccccccacccccacacaggtGAGAATGGGCATTACAGGAGTCGTGCGGGACAAAGACACAGAGCTGGGGATTGCCGATGCTGTCATTGCTGTGGAAGGGATTAACCATGATGTCACGACAGGTGTGTGGGAGAGGGGAGCATGGACCTGTGGGAGGGGGTGGCTTTCGGCTGGGTCAGAAGCCGAGAGTCCCCCTATCCTGATCTTGCCCTTCACTCCTGTCAGCATGGGGCGGGGATTACTGGCGCCTGCTGACCCCAGGGGACTATGTGGTGACCGCCAGTGCTGAGGGCTACCACACAGCCACGAGGAACTGCTGGGTTCCCTTTGAAGAGGGCCCAGTACCCTGCAATTTCCACCTCACCAAGACTCCCAAGCAAAGACTGCGAGAGCTGCTGGCAGCCGGGGCCAAGGTGCCCCCAGACCTTCGGAGGCGACTGGAGCGGCTGAGGGGACAGAAAAATTAACATGTGCCCAGGGGAAGAGCCCTAGAGCCTTGGGCAGGCTGGACCTGCCCAGAACTGAAGGAGGGACAGAACAGGGGAAGAGGTGCTCAGGCTCATTAAAGCTACTTGGCACCTCAGCCAGTCTTCCTGTGGTCTCTGTGTCCCAGGTCCTGCCGCTGggccaggcctcagtttccccttctcccCGATCCTATTCCTCGCATATTTGCTTGCTTTCATCGATTGACATCTGGAGAAATGGTGTGGAAAGAAGATCCCGCCCGGGTTCTTCCTGAACCTAGGGCTTACCAGAGCAACTCATCCAGCAACCACAGGCACCGTGCTCAGGGCCAAGCATGCAAGGAGTCAAGGATAAGCCGGGCCCTCCCAACCTCCTGGGGCTCCCAGTCAAGAGAGGGGACAGTTCAGTGCGGTGTGAGGCATGCTGAGGCGGAGGCCGGTTGCTGTGGGAGCACAGATGGGCTTACATACTTGGGTGTGAAATACTGCCATTCAGCAGGGACTTGGACGTCAAGGATGCAACAGATAAGAAGGTTCTCGGAGGTTTGATGGGAGGTGAACCAAGTGTGGGGTATGGACAGAGAGCTCCAAGCAGGAGAGACCAGCCAAGGCAGACAGGACAGCTGGGCATGTTTGAATTCCCTTCGATAGCCATTTTTGGAGAGGGTTGGTAAATGATAAGATTTGATTCCTTTCTTTTAGACTGAGGGGCCAATTGTGTGTCAGCCTGTGTCTTGCCAGGGAAATCGCTCACTCAGGGATTTCAAGCAGAGAAAAATGTAATGCTGGACATTGGATATAAAGGTTTTGGAAGAACTGGATgatgaaaagagagaagggagttTTACCTAGAAACTGGGCTCCAGACCTCCTGTGGTCACCTGTGATCACTTGCAACCACTTGCCATGGCCAGAGCCTGAAGCAGAATAATTTCTCCCTTCCTGCCACTTTGTAATCTCCAACCCACTGGCAAAATCTAACTGTAACTGGGATGCCTAGCTGGCTTGGTggaatgtgcaactcttgatctcctggtcatgagttcaagccccatgttgggtatagcgagttcttaaagaaattaaaattaacaaacaaacaaacaaactgtaacTATACCCTAGCTTGCAAAGAAACCTCCAAAATGCATTTATCAGGCACCCAGCCCACTGTGATTCAGAGGAGAGTTTGTAAGGTCAGGGATGGGGCAGTTACTAACATGCAAATTCAGCAGAAAGACATCCCGGTAGCCTCCTGTTAGGTAAGCCTGCCTAGTGCTGGGCTGTTCTGTTGTCTCTGTTTCTTGAgctgtctctgtgtctccctctcatACTTTCATTCTCAGATCACTGGGAGGAATTCCGCGccccttctcccatctccctggtcccACCTCCAGCTCCCCTTGTACAGTGTCACCTTTTTCCAAACAAAAAGATTGTTTTTATTCATCAGAGTTTAATATACATAATGAAAAGTACACTTAAGTGCCCAGCTGATTGGCCAAGTGGATTACAAGATGGGACTCTGGTATAGACGGTAACAAACTCACCTCCAGTGTAAAAATACAGGCACCTTGAAAGTAAAAGGCTGGAAAAGGTTATATTAAGAAAGTaggagaggcttttttttttttttcccctaaagattttatttttaagtaatctctgcacccaacacagggctcgaacccacaaccctgagatcagagccGCACACTCCAGGcagggagccagccaggtgctgcaGGAGTGGCTACCTTAATAGCAGGTAGAGTTGACTTCAGGGCAAAGAAAGTTACCTTTCTGTGTACATTTCAGATTTAGCAGTTCGGAGGGAGAACAGAGCAGGCTCAGTGTTTTTAGTTGTGTTTTGGAAATTGGCTCTTGGGTATGAAAAGGGAAGGCCCAAGGAAAGCAGGTGTTGATGCCAAGATGATGTCTTGGAAGGAGACTAGAGGGACAGCAAGACCGccagccctccccttccccagtccGGGGACTGGGATCCGCTGAGGGGCCACCTGATTGGGGAGGTGAGAAAGGAAACGGCCCAGCTTGGTTGGGGAGGGCAAGGACAGGCACAAGAGGGTTGGGACAACAGCCTGGGGCCCTGGGTCAGCAGAGCCAGTAGAGACAACCACCCATCACCCCCACAGCGAGTGACTGCTCTTAAGGTTCCACTGGTCACGTGTCCGCCTCTGCTGCTGAGCACTGTTGGCCTCATCCATCTCCCTGCACAGATCCCCGCCCTTTGTTTGTCAACAGCCCAGGACACTCCCAAACAGCCCAGCCTGAAACACAAGGGGCGTGCTTGCCACCCAGGAAATAGTGGTCCCACAAAGGCCTGGCCCCTGTTCTGGAGGTACAAGAGATGGCTAGGGTGGAGGCCCTTCCTGTCCCATCGAGAACCTTCTCAGCAGCCAGTGCCCCCATCCCCGGACTGAGGGGAGAGTTGTCTGCTAATAGCTGGCGGCCTCCCGCAAGTACCGCTCTTGGCCGACTGGGAGCTGCTTGACACAGGGGTTCCATGCTCTGTCCTGCTTTGGCAGCCTGTGACCAAGGACTGACTGGCCCGGAGGTATTCTAGCTTTCTCCTTGCCGCGGGTCCAACTGGAGTGAACTTCAAGCTCCAGAGCTCCCTGCTGGGATTGTTCTCAGCTCTTTGCCCTGCCCTGTCCTACCTCCCTCACGACTTTTCTTCCAGGGAAGACTTTCACACGCTCCCAGATCCCCATTTTAGCTCCGTTCCAGGGAATCCCACCTAAGAGAACGGGCCGGTGGCAAGTGCTGAGTGAACGTGAGGCATAATGGCGGCATAGCCCCCTCGTACCGCAGCAGCAGAGGCCTCGTGGGGGTTCTTTCCCTGCTCTGGCAGCTggcacttgcacacacacacccccaggcATGCACACAGGCACCTAGAGTTCCCTGCGACCCCCTCTCCGCCATCTTCTGCTACAGCGCTGCTCCCACAAGGAAGTAGGTTTGAAGGAATTCGGTCAACCTTGAGGCTTCATTCTGAGGTTTTGGTTTCCGGCTGAGACCAAGAGAGCGGATGCCCCTGCCGCCGTCAACAAAGAGGGCAGAGAGATGCCCAGCAAGCAGGCTCTCGGTCCCTgctcctggcctggcctggcctggccccggGACCTTGTGGGACTTTGTGCTGTGGACCAGGCCAGGGCACCACCAAGAGGCCTGCCAAGTCTGGGCCCGCTCAGCAGCCACTCCACCAGATTACACCCACCAGCCGCAGTTTATCTTGGCAAGGGGGCCTGTTGGGCCTGGCTCCAAGAACGGCCTAGGAAGCAGCCCCAGACAAACCAGCTTTTACCACAGAAGCCAAAGCTGGCTGAGCTCAAGTCCCTGCCAGCCCCAAAGTGGCCAGACCCTCCTCCACCATCTGAAGGTCAACTCGGATGCTGGGTGAGTGGGTGGATGTGTGGAGGGGAGCCAGGCTCCCAGGTGAGCGGAACCCCAAGAGAGGCAACAGGGACAGGGGCCCAGGCCAGAGGGCTTTCCTGGACTCCTGGGATGGCTGCCCAACTGTGGAGTGTCCCTCGGTCACAGTGCCAGACAGCCCTTTACAACCTCGCCATGGGGACGCATCCACACTCCCCCTCTCCCCGGAGCCCTGGCAGGCCAGCCTGAGGGGCCCACTGCACAGCCAGGGAGGCCTCGGGAGCTGCCTTCGCTCCCAGGCTggcaggggatggggaaggaaaggCTTTGAAGAGACAAGATGCGGGGATGCCAGGCCCCAAGGAACAACAGACCTGCTAAGgcatttttccttccccttttaaACACTTGACCCCTCCTCTCTCAAGGAATAAAATTACCTAAagaatgtgcaaaaaaaaaagatcttgcttCTGTTATTGTCCTGCTGAGAAGCCTCTTCTACATCTTTAGAGTCAGGAAATCTCTTTCATTCTGTCTCCAATCGGGGGTTGTGCACTCAGAACCCTCCCACCATTCCCCTTGGCAGTCCTGGCAGCTCTGAACCCAgagtgaccccatccccccagagCTGCCGTTTGGCTCCCCTGCAAGGTTTGGCCACCTTTCCCTAGGGGAGGTAGGTGGAGGCAGGTCTTTGGAAAGGATGGCCCAAGATTCTAGAACTCCAATACAGGGGATCCAGAGCCAAGAGTCCAGCTGGGGAGAGGCATGTTAGAGTGGAGGTAGAATGACTTAGTGAGACTTGAATTTACATTTGTTCTTGTTGAGTTTGCAGCCCCGCTCCCAGAAGGTAGCACGGTGGGCTGAAATACCAGGGCGGTCTGCTGGTCTCTGCATTTTGTTTCCCAGAAGCCTAACTTCCTGAGAAGTGGGGAAGGTGAGGGCCAACGAGTGCCTTCTgggagagtaggagagagagagggattgaggggagagggagagatggagggagagagggaatggaCTCCCTGATGACAAATAGTATCTCCTGGGTAAAGGATGGGAGTTTACCATTAAACAAGTAATTACACAGTTAATGCAATGGTTTGTCATTAGACATACAACGAATGTAATTCAGCATGTTAACAAAATAATGGAGAAAGTCATGTTATTATCTCAAATATTTGCAGAAaaccattttataaaatttgaacatctattcaaaatttttaaaattttatttttaaaaaatattttatttatttatttgacagacagagatcataagcaggcagagaggcaggcagagagagagaggaggaagcaggctccccgatgagcagagcgcccgatgcggggctcgatcccagaaccctgggatcatgacctgagccgaaggcagaggctttaacccactgagccacccaggtgcccccaaattttacaaattttaaagaaaattagaaataaaaggatatctataaaaccaaatgtgatacttaatggtgaaaagcaAAGTTTGCCTTTgggatcaggaacaaaacaaagatgtccGCTATTACTCCTTTTATTCAACAATGAATTAAGGGTCTAGCCAGTGcatttaggcaagaaaaagaaacaaggactggaaatgaagagataaaattgTCCTTTGTAGTTAAGAAAATCCAAGATAATCTACGGATAAAGTATTACTATAAATGAGTTAAGAAAGTTTGCTGGATATAAGGTTATTgttcaaaaatcaattgtatacaCATGACAAATAgcgaaattaagaaaatgttatttataatagcataaaGTAATCAAATAccgaagaataaatgaaagatgtATAAGACAGAGGTCTATGAAGTACTAGAGAAGTTTTAAAAGATAGAGATAAATGAATATACCATATCCATAGATTG is a window from the Meles meles chromosome 16, mMelMel3.1 paternal haplotype, whole genome shotgun sequence genome containing:
- the CPXM1 gene encoding probable carboxypeptidase X1 isoform X1 translates to MWGLLLALATFAPAVGLGLRTPGTSVLGLAPPATTEAWGPARGSTPAPQSSPVQPPAGKDNGTSERHVRVRIVKKKKVIMKKRKKLIRPRPTVTARPPVTTTTTGALDLPEEQDPGCPPLGLESLRVSDSQLEASSSQSFGLGPHRGRLNIQSGLEDGDLYDGAWCAEQQDTEPWFQVDARHPTRFSGIITQGRNSIWRYDWVTSYKVQFSNDSQTWWGSRNRSSGMEAVFPANSDPETPVLNLLPEPQVARFIRLLPQTWLQGGASCLRAEILACPVSDPNDLFPKAPALGSSDPLDFRHHNYKAMRKLMKQVNEKCPNITRVYSIGKSHQGLKLYVMEMSDQPGEHELGEPEVRYVAGMHGNEALGRELLLFLMQFLCHEYLRGDPRVTRLLTETRIHLLPSMNPDGYETAFRRGSELVGWAEGRWNQQGIDLNHNFADLNTPLWEAEDDGLVPDTVPNHHLPLPTYYTLPNATVAPETRAVIEWMQRIPFVLSANLHGGELVVSYPFDMTRTPWAARELTPTPDDAVFRWLSTVYAGTNWAMQNPDRRPCHSQDFSSLGNIINGADWHTVPGSMNDFSYLHTNCFEITVELSCDKFPHENELPQEWENNKEALLTYLEQVRMGITGVVRDKDTELGIADAVIAVEGINHDVTTAWGGDYWRLLTPGDYVVTASAEGYHTATRNCWVPFEEGPVPCNFHLTKTPKQRLRELLAAGAKVPPDLRRRLERLRGQKN
- the CPXM1 gene encoding probable carboxypeptidase X1 isoform X2; translated protein: MWGLLLALATFAPAVGLGLRTPGTSVLGLAPPATTEAWGPARGSTPAPQSSPVQPPAGKDNGTSERHVRVRIVKKKKVIMKKRKKLIRPRPTVTARPPVTTTTTGALDLPEEQDPGCPPLGLESLRVSDSQLEASSSQSFGLGPHRGRLNIQVFPANSDPETPVLNLLPEPQVARFIRLLPQTWLQGGASCLRAEILACPVSDPNDLFPKAPALGSSDPLDFRHHNYKAMRKLMKQVNEKCPNITRVYSIGKSHQGLKLYVMEMSDQPGEHELGEPEVRYVAGMHGNEALGRELLLFLMQFLCHEYLRGDPRVTRLLTETRIHLLPSMNPDGYETAFRRGSELVGWAEGRWNQQGIDLNHNFADLNTPLWEAEDDGLVPDTVPNHHLPLPTYYTLPNATVAPETRAVIEWMQRIPFVLSANLHGGELVVSYPFDMTRTPWAARELTPTPDDAVFRWLSTVYAGTNWAMQNPDRRPCHSQDFSSLGNIINGADWHTVPGSMNDFSYLHTNCFEITVELSCDKFPHENELPQEWENNKEALLTYLEQVRMGITGVVRDKDTELGIADAVIAVEGINHDVTTAWGGDYWRLLTPGDYVVTASAEGYHTATRNCWVPFEEGPVPCNFHLTKTPKQRLRELLAAGAKVPPDLRRRLERLRGQKN